TTTTACAGCGGTAGAAAAAAAACAGCCGCAAACCGCTCGGTGATTTTCGACACGAGAATTCGGTGAAAATCACTGAGCGGTTCGCGGCTTTATTCTTTGCGGTTCGACGGGCGGTTAGAACCCGCGCGACATTGAAAAATAAACGCGGCTGGTTTCGTTGGAACGCCCGTAATCAATGCGGATGGCTACGCTTTTGTTCCAGCGATATTGAAAACCTGCGCCCGCGCCAGTGCGCCAATTGCCGGACCCTGATTTGTCATTCGCTAAAATTACAGGGTCTGTGCGTGAGCGATTGTCTCCCCAGACTTGCCCGAAATCGCCGAAGACAAAGACGTCCAAGCCTCTGGTGTCTTTTTGCCTCCAGACGGTTTGTCTAGGCTCGACAGAAAACAACACAGAATTATTGCCCCGAAACCGATAGTTGGCGAATCCGCGTCCGTGGCTGCGTCCGCCGAAATAAGCTTGTTCGTAAAAGGGAATCTGGCTTCCGCGTTTCGGGTCTTTCAGTTCCGAAGCGCCGCGCAATGCCAGTGAAGTGGAGTTGCTGAAAATCGGAATGTAAACACGACCGTCCAATTCAACCTCGGTCCAACCGAAATCGTCGAACAGATCATTTTTCAATCCGTCCAGAGAGGCAAAGCGTGCGTAACCATACGCGCCTTTGGTCAATCCGGACTCGTTGCTGCGTTTGTCGAATTCGCCAAACACGCCGTACGAAAAAATCTTGGCATTGGTGTTCAGCCCAGGTAACCATTTTGTGATTGGAATGGTAGTCGGTTTTCCGGAAAAGAGCGTGTCAATCGGAATGTCTTTGTCGTTTTCACCTCGAAAGCCATTGGTATTTGCCACTCGCGCGTAGACGCCAACCTGAAATCCATCGGCGAGATCGTGATAGAGCGAGAAGTTGTAGCTGCGTTCATCCATTGCAAAGTTGGTTTCCGGGGTTTCCGGCGAACGCGGGCCAATGTTGAAAAAATGATCTTTCGACCGATAAAGGTAGTTGAACCAAATGCTGGCGTGCGTCTTTTCGCTGCCGATCTTGGGGATGTAAGCCTCACCTTCAAAGCGGCGATAAAACTTGGTGGAAGTCAGCAGCTTGGCGCGAAATACAATGCCGGGAATGCTGTCGGCGGAACTGAGTTCGACGCCAAAGCCGAAACCGGCGCCCTGCTCGAAGCCTCCGATCAAACCGCTGAGGTGCCCGCCTGCAAATTCGACGGCTTGCAGGTTGTCTCGGCGCGGCGCATTGCGGTCGCGTGACGCAGTTTTGATTCCCGTGCCTGAAATTTGCGCAGCCGAAGCATTGCTGGGCGTTGTGAATACAAAATTGCCGAGCGAACGAGAGAGTTGTTGGGAAGTCGAGATTGAGTTGGGATCATTGAGGGATTGAGCCAACGCAGGTGATGCGACAAATAAGAGTGCCACCGCTGAGAGAGCAATCCGGAGCAATTGTTTCATAGTCGTGTTTCTCCTATTCCTTTTTCTCCATCAAGTTTGTAGTTGTTTTGTTACTCAGTTCTCTACGAAATTCAGTCTGAAATAGATTTTAGTCAGCAATAGGCGGGGCAGTGTACATTGGTTGGTCGAACAAGCAAAACCTGTTTTTGCGGTGATCTTTGTTTGGTTGGCTCTCGCCACTTTCGGCGACTTAGGCTAAACTGCGCGCCATCTTGAGCATAGCGAAGTAGCTAAGAAACGTGGATTCTGAATCAGACGCAGATGGGGAACAGGTCAGGGAATCTGTTCGGCAAAGTGCGTCTATGGAGTAGCAGATGAACCGTCAGGAACTACTGGGGGCCTTCGCGCTCGCGGGCGAGTTTAAGGAAGGTGATTTGGTGGTTGGCGGAACGGCGGATGATCGCGTGCGCGCCGAAGCCAGGCGTAGTTTGGCCAATTTACGATTAGGGGAGCTTGCGAAAAATCCGCTTGTTGAAGACGGCTTGAGCGAATGGCTGGCGCGTTTTGCTGACAAGAGTCTGGTGCGCGAAATTTCTTCGCTGACCGTCGGCACTGCAAAACGAATGTTGCTGGCAGGCGGTAGCGCTGAAATCTGGTTGCGGCGATACCGCGATAGTCTATCTTCGGAAATGATCGCAGCCGTCATCAAACTGATGACCAACGAAGAACTGGCAGCCATCGGCCGAACGATTTTCAATCCCTTGCCCGGAGAAGAACCCGTGACTGTCGGCTCAGCCAGGCATCTGGGCTCTTGTATTCA
The sequence above is a segment of the Acidobacteriota bacterium genome. Coding sequences within it:
- a CDS encoding BamA/TamA family outer membrane protein; translated protein: MKQLLRIALSAVALLFVASPALAQSLNDPNSISTSQQLSRSLGNFVFTTPSNASAAQISGTGIKTASRDRNAPRRDNLQAVEFAGGHLSGLIGGFEQGAGFGFGVELSSADSIPGIVFRAKLLTSTKFYRRFEGEAYIPKIGSEKTHASIWFNYLYRSKDHFFNIGPRSPETPETNFAMDERSYNFSLYHDLADGFQVGVYARVANTNGFRGENDKDIPIDTLFSGKPTTIPITKWLPGLNTNAKIFSYGVFGEFDKRSNESGLTKGAYGYARFASLDGLKNDLFDDFGWTEVELDGRVYIPIFSNSTSLALRGASELKDPKRGSQIPFYEQAYFGGRSHGRGFANYRFRGNNSVLFSVEPRQTVWRQKDTRGLDVFVFGDFGQVWGDNRSRTDPVILANDKSGSGNWRTGAGAGFQYRWNKSVAIRIDYGRSNETSRVYFSMSRGF